In Phacochoerus africanus isolate WHEZ1 chromosome 2, ROS_Pafr_v1, whole genome shotgun sequence, one DNA window encodes the following:
- the SESN1 gene encoding sestrin-1 isoform X4 — MHTLFADSFAALGRLDNITLVMVFHPQYLESFLKTQHYLLQMDGPLPLHYRHYIGIMAAARHQCSYLVNLHVNDFLHVGGDPKWLNGLENAPQKLQNLGELNKVLAHRPWLITKEHIEGLLKAEEHSWSLAELVHAVVLLTHYHSLASFTFGCGISPEIHCDGGHTFRPPSVSNYCICDITNGNHSVDEMQVNSAGNVSVSDSFFEVEALMEKMKQLQECRDEEEASQEEMASRFEIEKRESMFVFSSDDEEVTPARDVSRHFEDTSYGYKDFSRHGMHVPTFRVQDYCWEDHGYSLVNRLYPDVGQLIDEKFHIAYNLTYNTMAMHKDVDTSMLRRAIWNYIHCMFGIRYDDYDYGEINQLLDRSFKVYIKTVVCTPEKVTKRMYDSFWRQFKHSEKVHVNLLLIEARMQAELLYALRAITRYMT; from the exons ATGCATACTTTATTTGCAGATTCTTTTGCTGCTTTGGGTCGTCTGGATAATATTACCTTAGTGATGGTTTTTCACCCACaatatttagaaagttttttaaaaactcaacacTATCTACTGCAAATGGATGGCCCATTACCCCTGCATTATCGGCACTACATTGGAATAATG gcTGCAGCAAGACATCAGTGCTCCTACTTAGTGAATCTCCATGTAAATGATTTCCTTCATGTTGGTGGTGATCCCAAGTGGCTTAATGGTTTAGAGAATGCTCCTCAAAAACTACAGAATTTAGGAGAACTTAACAAAGTGTTAGCCCATAGACCTTGGCTTATTACCAAAGAACACATTGAG ggtCTTTTAAAAGCTGAAGAGCACAGCTGGTCCCTTGCAGAACTGGTACATGCAGTAGTTCTACTCACACATTATCATTCTCTTGCCTCATTCACATTTGGCTGTGGAATCAGTCCAGAAATTCATTGTGATGGTGGCCACACGTTCAGACCTCCTTCTGTTAGTAACTACTGCATCTGTGACATTACAAATGGCAATCACAGTGTGGATGAGATGCAGGTCAACTCAGCAGGAAATGTTTCG GTAAGTGATTCCTTCTTTGAGGTCGAAGCCCTCATGGAAAAGATGAAGCAATTACAGGAATGTCGAGATGAAGAAGAGGCGAGTCAAGAAGAGATGGCTTCAcgttttgaaatagaaaaaagagagagcatgTTTGTCTTCTCTTCAG acGATGAAGAAGTTACACCAGCAAGAGATGTATCTCGTCACTTTGAGGATACTAGTTACGGCTATAAGGATTTCTCTAGACATGGAATGCACGTCCCAACATTTCGAGTCCAG gACTATTGTTGGGAAGACCATGGCTATTCTTTGGTAAATCGTCTTTATCCAGATGTGGGACAGTTGATCGATGAAAAATTTCACATTGCTTACAATCTTACTTATAATACGATGGCAATGCACAAAGATGTTGATACCTCAATGCTCAGACGGGCTATTTGGAACTATATTCACTGCATGTTTGGAATAAG ATATGATGATTATGACTATGGTGAAATTAACCAGCTATTGGATCGTAGCTTTAAAGTTTATATCAAAACTGTTGTTTGCACTCCTGAAAAGGTTACCAAAAGAATGTATGATAGCTTCTGGAGGCAGTTCAAGCACTCTGAGAAG GTTCATGTTAATCTGCTTCTTATAGAAGCTAGGATGCAAGCAGAACTCCTTTATGCTCTGAGAGCCATTACCCGCTATATGACCTGA